Genomic DNA from Buteo buteo chromosome 21, bButBut1.hap1.1, whole genome shotgun sequence:
TACCATGGTTTCTGCCTCTGACCTCCAGAAATTCTAAAGCAATTGATGTCAGCACCAGAAAATTTACTGTTTGGCTGCATGGAGTAGTGACTAGCATAGGCCACAACATGAACCGCTTTGATAAGACAGCAAGGGAAGATGATTATTTCAAGGGAATGACTGTTGAGGGAAAACTTGCTGCAAGTACTTGCTAGCCTCATGAAGTGAGGCAGAACTGAAACTACCTGACATAAGTATAAAATCATTTAGGCCAAGCTAATAGTGAGACTGGTCAGCTATTTGCTGCAAACTAACTGATGAAAGGCAGCAGACTTCACAGGAGACTGACATACATTTTGATAACTACAACCCCTACAACTTCAATACCAGTCAAGCTTCCTCACTGCCATCATGAGTTATACTAAATTTAACCAGTGCACCTACATATCGTTCTTTGATTTGTTACCAGTTTCCTGAAGCCAGGAAGCTTGTGTTTAAGAAGTTACAATCCCTCAATCCATCCTCTGAGAGCTCTTCAAAATGCTTAGCATTTTAGGTTAATAGTTACCTATATTATCTTTCTCTTTGCAAGAAATTGAGTAGCAGCAGATTTCTCTGTCCTGAATAGCAGCAAGGTTCCTATGAAAGAGAGAACATTTCAACATACACTTCACTTATAACAAGGATTCTTATACTGAGAATCTAAACTGTTCCCCTTCATCTTCTCCAGGTAACTTGTTTCTGTACAATGTTTCAGCTAGCTCCTGTTGCTGGGTTTTCTACTTACAAATGCAAGCTTCTTGATCTAACAACCCTATGTACATGAATTCATTTACTGAGTTAAAGTAGCCTTTCTTAGGAAGGGTTAGACTTACATCTTTTCAATTAGCTGTTTCTCATCCAAAGCATTAGGAAGGTCTCTCTTATTTCCAAGTACTAGAACCTGAAattcagagcagaaggaaatagttgcagctttgctttaaaaacaaacaaacaaaaaacctaccaaaacccccacacacacaccaaaaaaaccccaaccaaccaaacacaaacaacaAACTTCAAGGGATTCTGACAAGCAGTCTGCACTAGGCTACTAAATCTAACAGAATGAGACATTCACTATTAAACCACATCAAGGAGGAAGATTGACCTAATCCCAGGGAAAGAGGGGGTACAAATAACCTGTTACGCACAAAAAGCAAGCATGAGAACACATCAGCTCACAAAACTGAGAATAAACCCAGCAGACTTTCAGCTGAGATTCCCCAAACTTACTCTATAATTCCGCACTACAGTCTAGTTAACCTGTACTACAGTAGACTCTAGAAGAGAGCACAAACTCATAGTGGAATACTCTAAATTACTgttccaatttttatttttttttttttttttttttttttgtgtgggcACTGAACAAGAATAAGATCACTGAAGGATTGACTGAGGTCAACGATTTGATTTAAGGCACTAGGGGCAGGTATTGTTCATGGTTATTCTAACCAGTAAGGCTAGGCCTTATACTTCACTTAAGAATTCAAGCCAAACTTCAGTTGCTAAAGTTATGCACATTCCTGAAGCAAATTTAATACTGTGTAAGGCAATATTACTTACAGGGATTCCTTGTAACTGTGGCTTATCTAGAAGATTGTGCAGCTCATTTCGAGAGGCTTCTATTTTTTCACGATCTGCAGCATCTACCATGTAGCTTTAAAGAGAATTTAAGGTTAGGTCAGTGAGACTGAACTACTTCAGAAACAGCAGTCTTTCCTTTACACTGTCAGTTTTGAGCAGATTCAACAAGGCTTTAAATAAAGCTAGGTCTTCTGAGCAAAGAATttggttcttttaaaaaaattctctaagATCAGAGTACATGAAAGATTCTTTCAGTTAGACAGCACTGCCACTCAGTTCAGACAGGAAGTAGTTAGTACTCTAGATCAGACACTGATAAGAAAATAACCCATCTTGAGCCCTGAACTTAAGGgtaaaaaaaggtcaaaatgcTTGCAGtacagtttcaaaattaaaatgagtaCTACCGACTCAAGCATGCACTGTTAGAAAGGCCACacacagaagagaagcaaaTCTGAAGTTAAGTACAAGCTGAAGGAAGACAACACTTACACAATAGCATTAACTCCTCTGCAATATCGTTCCCACATGCTTCGGAATCGTGGTTGCCCTCCTATATCCCAAATCTTAAGGCAAGGGGAAAAAGACAGTTTAGCCATGCACTATGTTTAAACATGTCACACAAGATAAGACGAGAAATCAAAACACagtcttccctttctccttagGCCAGCTGCAGGACCTCTCACATATTAGAGCAGAAATAATCCCTTGTACAGCTGATCAAAGCTTGCAGGCCCAAGAGCATAAGATGCAAACTAGAGCATCTTAGAGCAGATACAAGAACACACGTGTGTACCAAGTTTACACACTGTGGTATATAAGATATATTGACttaaaactttgcttttgatGTAAGCCTTCCCTTAAGCAATATTGATGAGCAGAATTGGAGGATCTTCGGGCCCTAAACACGTGAAAATTAACTGAGATTAAAGCCAGACAGCATTATCACAACATTGCTTTAACTAGTCCATGAACCTGGAAATCATACACAGATTCTCATTTAAGAAACCCCATAAACTTAAGTGTATTCTTAAGCTATTTGACAGGTTTAGCTGAGCCTCTTCAGTTTCCTGTATTTGTCCTAATGGCGgaagcaaaacagagcaaacaaaTTTTAAACTAGAAGCTGAAGCCAACCTTGCATGGGTTTAAGAAGAGACAGTCAACAATGGTAACATACCTTTATTGTGACATTACCCTTCGTAACTTTTCTCATGTTGAAGCCCACAGTAGGAATCATATCTTCACTGAATTGacctgactgaaaaaaaagaaagttaagttTAGTACTTATCTGATGCAGCTAGTTTACATAGTAAAATATCATAAGTTTTTTCTAACCATTTGCCTTCCAACTGAGGGCTTCATAGCCGAGAAGTCGTGGATACAATATTCATATGCATTGAAGCTTGTGTGAAGTCAGACAAGTCATTTCTTACAagcacttaaataatttttcaagccTTGGGGCAATCAGGGGAGCAAAGTTACTTGGGGAGAAGTGCTTTGCATAGCCTAACAGATGGACAGCCAGGGCAAGTATAGGAAAAGAGCCATTCACCTACTTCTGCTGGAGCAAAGTTCTGTACATCAGGATCTCCTAGTTACCTGGAAGCTAGAAAAATCCAGAAGATTTTCCTCTGATGCAAGCTACTCTGTGGACAACATTTACAGTAATAAATCACTCCTGTGGAGTAAGCCTCCAACCCACAGGTATGGGTTAACTCCCTGAGGAATTTTAAGAGGCTGGAAAGTGGAAGGACTTGACAGGTCTGCTTCCTGCTAGGCTACACAGTGTCCAACTTGTTCAGCAGCGGAAGAGGCAATCAAAATGCAACTGGGGAGTATTGCAGC
This window encodes:
- the ARL8B gene encoding ADP-ribosylation factor-like protein 8B isoform X1, with protein sequence MLALLSRLLDWFRSLFWKEEMELTLVGLQYSGKTTFVNVIAVSGEGRAGPGSGQFSEDMIPTVGFNMRKVTKGNVTIKIWDIGGQPRFRSMWERYCRGVNAIVYMVDAADREKIEASRNELHNLLDKPQLQGIPVLVLGNKRDLPNALDEKQLIEKMNLAAIQDREICCYSISCKEKDNIDITLQWLIQHSKSRRS
- the ARL8B gene encoding ADP-ribosylation factor-like protein 8B isoform X2, with translation MLALLSRLLDWFRSLFWKEEMELTLVGLQYSGKTTFVNVIASGQFSEDMIPTVGFNMRKVTKGNVTIKIWDIGGQPRFRSMWERYCRGVNAIVYMVDAADREKIEASRNELHNLLDKPQLQGIPVLVLGNKRDLPNALDEKQLIEKMNLAAIQDREICCYSISCKEKDNIDITLQWLIQHSKSRRS
- the ARL8B gene encoding ADP-ribosylation factor-like protein 8B isoform X3 — encoded protein: MKPSVGRQMSGQFSEDMIPTVGFNMRKVTKGNVTIKIWDIGGQPRFRSMWERYCRGVNAIVYMVDAADREKIEASRNELHNLLDKPQLQGIPVLVLGNKRDLPNALDEKQLIEKMNLAAIQDREICCYSISCKEKDNIDITLQWLIQHSKSRRS